In Myripristis murdjan chromosome 5, fMyrMur1.1, whole genome shotgun sequence, the genomic stretch AAGGTTGCATAACCACTCCTGTTGAGTATAGAGAACTGTGCATGGCACCAGCAGGGTGGAATAAATGGCACtcaccacagcagcaaagtAGATGGGCATCAGTGGATGGCAGGCCAGGAAAAAGTCGTACAACCGGACAACATGGCGGAAGTCTGACAGGACGTGGCCAAACCAGGTGATAAGCCAACTGAGGGCAAAAATGGTGCCCACTTCTGCCCTGAGAATCAACAGAGATCAATTTACATCAACACACTGGCTTAGGCTGACCTGTCACTTTATTATCAGTTAAAACATTGTAACACCTCTCAGTGCCTGTGTCTTAGTTACTGCAAATTTACAGGCATCTATTCTGAGGTTAAAGGTCACTTGTACTCAATAGAAAATGTAAGGTCTGCATCATAAGCAATATATGGAGCACTTACACCAGAAAGTTTTAGGGCCTCGACTTGTATTACAGGGGAGGAAATGTAGTGAGCTTGTATAACAGTTGTATAATTTATGGATGCATCATTCTGTTGTTATCACAGTGCTAAAAAATagactgtgtctctgtttcGGCATATTTGGTGGGACTTGCATAAAATTTGGAACACATGCTCTGAACAAAGGTCATCTTGTGAAAACCAAGTTTCACAATGATGCTGGAATCACCTTTGAGATATAAGCCATCATGTGATAGCAACACCAACTTTCACCACTTACAATCAAGCTTCTTAAAGTGACTAATAATTGACCTGGTACATCACCTCAGTATTATCTGGTCATTCAGACTGGTAATGTCTACTTTTAGCATTTGTGTTATGTGTTGCTCCTTACAAACAATGCCTTAACATGAACCTAATATAATCACTGGGAGACTGGTACAAACTTAAGAACAGAGTCCACATTTCTTGGCGAGTTTATGTACCGTAACTTTTACCTGATATGACTCCTTTATGGTATTTCTTGCCAATTTTGATACTTACAGTTCCCTTACTTGTCTAATTTTGTTTCACGTTGTGAATGAAGACTGAGAAAACAATTTAGATTGTGCTGTTGTTACTGAAACAGAGAGACTTACTGCTGCATGAAGTCATGCACCTCAGGGTTGACCCTCTCAATGATGGGCATCAgataattcaaaatatgtttagtGTTGTCCATGGTGGGATCCATGAAGTCcctgaaaatgaaagagaaacagtGAGAAACAAAGTATACTTTAGAGTGCACAAAGAAGAGAGCATTTGTGAGTAATAGAGTTTCTCCTGCATTGAAAAATATTGGGTAAGCAAGAGTGGACAGTGATGGGACCAAGTCTTCCAAAAGAGGGCACAGGTCATTCTATCAGTACTGTCAGAACAGGAGGGGACTGAAGGAGTGGGCCAAAgacaataagaaaaataaaagaagaagaagaaggataaAGGGCAGTTACactgtggaaataaaatgcTATGGGTCTGCTAACTGGTTATTGTTTTCCCCCCAGGTTAGGAAAACTTTGTTAACTCGCCACAGTGGCTGCTGGACCTAACAATTTTATGAGCCACCGGTCAATGTTACCTGATTTGGTAGGTGGTGGGGGTTCATTTCCCACCTGGGAGCTACATGGATTGTACAAGGTACCTGAGGTGATGTGTGGACAGCTTCTCCACCAGAGCCGTTGCTAGACGCTCGCCCAGGACCAATAGGAAGGTGACAACAATGTCGTGGTATCCTTGGTAGTAATGTAGCTGGGGATTTCGCTTCAAAACTCTGAGGATGATGTCAATTAGCTCTTCCTGAAGACCCTCCCTCTGCTCATCTGGCATACCTGGCATACCATAAACAAGAGTCAACACTTGGACCTTATGCAGGGTTTAATCAACCtcatgccattaaaaaaaacaaaaaaacaaaaaaaccttcaggtattattttgtctctggCTATTTTGAGGAGCTTTACCTCTCCTCCACTTTCAACACTGTCACTTAACTTGAAACAGCTGCCATCTTTGCTTATCTGTGATCCAAAATTGCCACATCACAGACATTTTCACTCCCCCCATGAAAGTATTTTATCTTTGCAAAGTGTAGCTCACTGCAGTTACCATATCAGGACAGCTTCATCTGCCAATCCAAGTGCTTGCGACCTGCATCAGCATTGATTTTAATACCATAAATAACTACTTGTGAACCTCCAACATGTCCCTTTGTAATTTGGTCAGTGTGCTGATTGGACCATCTTCAAAATCACTGCTGCTGGAAACTTCAAAACAGCTTGCATGGGCTTGGCTATGCTGGACATTGAAACCCAACGGTTAACAATAAACTTCCTCCAACCAATGCCAGAGGGGAATCAGTAAAAACAACAGCTTGCATAAGTGAAAAAAGGTGTGGTGTCCTTGTTTTATGGCTTACAACTACAATGCAGCCAATAAAAGTGCTGATTATTATTTAACCTCCTTGAGCCTCTCTTATTTAGTTACTGTTGTGATGACACAGCTACTTAAATGGCATCTTATTGGTATTTAGCATCCTTAACTTGATCACAGTGCATAGTATTACCAATAGTTTAATTCATTACATGGTAACACAGTTCAGTCATAActacattttacaaaaatcaTAACATAATGAATTTAGAATTACAATGCAAATAACTGACATACATTTAtttgcagcagcaaacagcCAGCTTCATGGACAAATGAGGCTTAATTGCTTTCCTTTACACAACCTATTGAAACCAAAGGCAGTTTATTTCACATGTACTATAAAATCCCTTAATTGATTGCAAGTGGTAATGCAGTACATTTAACAACTATGTTGCGTATTCACTAGTGTGAGTTAAGGTGGTTTTATGAgctaggctgtgtgtgtttgtcagcacTGGTAGAGTATTTGGATGTGCCTGCGTCAGTGTGGGGAGGTACACACAGCATTAGCGCAAATGAAAGGCTAGGTAGCATTAAGAATGGACATGCAAGCATTTTTTGCTCTATGGCATTGTGATAATGCATAcctcacaaacagcagcacacatttTTTGCTGACTCACCCTAGACAAGAAATAGCACCAATAGTTCTTGCACTTCAAGTGTTTGGGTTTTCATCCATAATCTCCCATGTCAAAATAgtcttagatttttttttctaatccaTTCATTCTAAGTAGCCCCATCTTTTACTCGCCTTTGGAGTGTTTACCAAAATTTGACTTAGTCACCTGATCCATGTCATTTCTAACAGGGCTTAACAACACAACAGAATAGACAGTATATGATGCAGACACAACTATGCACCGCTGCTGTGaacaaattgaaaataaatcaaatcgcctattttttttaattctttcaaTCCCTACTGTTGCATGGATAAGACCTCTACTCACCAGGTGGGAACCTCCGTAGTGAGCGCTGGACATCCAGCAGCACCTGGTTGTAGTCCTTGTTATTCTCCCGCTCTACCCTTTCTGGACAGGACATCAGCATCAGCTTTACTATACCACAGTCAAGTGTATGAGAGTGTTTGCACCTGCTGAGATGCTTATAGTGCTGAGAATCTCACGCATTTGCATGTGTAGTAGTGAAAGTAGAACATATGTGTTGGCAGgtgagtaggtgtgtgtgtgtttacaagcatGCATACCTGGTTCCTGTTCCAGGATGTGTGCTGGCACGTTGAGAAGCCGTGGCCATACTTGACAGCGGATCTCATCAGTCAGCAGTCCTCCCTCACTGATGGCCATCCTCCTCAGAGCTGCTACATCCACcggacacacactcagggcCTGGGTGATGTCCGCGATTTTCCTCTTGCGCCTGGAGTCCCAGTCtgacacacatacgcacacatcaGCTACTGAATAATGACTGTTAGCATGAATTAACCTATCTACCTACCCTTGCTATTGTAATTGTATACTTAAAATAGCTTTACTCGTTGACGTTAGCTTGAAGGATACTAACATTAGATAACTAAGTCAATAGACACTGGCAGCAGAAGTGGTCATGTGTTGCATGACAAATAATTAGGTTTAGCTGCTAAATTGCCCTATTATTACCCAGGGCTGAAACTGCCAAATCCTCTCGAGAagtaataacataataacacaCCACACTTGCCTTGTTTTCCATTCAGTGGTGATGAGGCACCGGCACTTCTCGATTTCTTcatgttttcccctctccttgGCGTTTGCTATTCAGCTAACGGTAGCTACAGGCTTGTCATCTTTCTTTGTTTGGCTAAGCTCGATTTAGCCTGCCCTAGCTGCCAACGAACGGCTAGCTGTCTATTTCGCGAGCCCAGCTTCATGCACACAGGCCTgcctgctagctagctaacgttagctatatAGTGCTAGCTATCAAACTAACACCATACAGTCCTCGTACCGAAGCTGCCATTTTCAGCAACGCAGACATGGTTGCTCGAAGTATTACCAAGGTGTTTAACGCTACCGACAACGCTTAATACCAACAGAGCTAGTTATACCGATTAAACGGCTACATGTTTATCAGGGCTGCAGCGGTCGACAGAGGAAACAGTTAGCTAGCTCGCCTTGCACAGACTGAATGATGACGCCAAGAAAGATGataggaaggaggaggaggagtaagaggaggtggaggaggagatgaggtaaggaggagagagaaggaggaggagaaggagggtgCTATTCAAATGGCTATTTAGGTtgtcaacaaaacacagaaagtacctgacacataaacttgagTGACAGTTGACAATTAAAATCGTTTAAAATTTGCTGGGGGCAAATTGAccttaactggaaaaaaaaaaaaaaaaaaaaaaaaaagttctaaaaTCTTTAGgtgacaggagggttaaaatgcACCTCTGGCCTACTTTTCACAGAGCCCCTCACTGttggctgtgttttttctctgttctttcgagataaaataataaacagcatTTCACTCATCGAATAGCTATTTTCCCTGACATGTAACTCAGTCtctgtgtagatagatagagataggaATTTACGGTAATGACAGTGAGTAGTCTAGTGGAGACATGTCTGTAATGTAATTTAGAAATATCATTGTCATTGCTCGAATAGGCATGCAGTGGCTTGCTCTTGTGGGAAATGTGGGCTTTTGTACCACACCGGCAGTTTCTGTTTAAAAGAAATGTTCCGGTGAATCGAAAACGAAAATAACAACAGAGCGTTAAAGAGCGGCTTCCTGGAGTGAAGCAGTCAGAGCCCGCAGCGGCGCACAGGGAGAAGCGACAGCCGTGGACCGGAGTGACTCAGACGATTGTCATAATAGTGGCCTATGCTGTAGGAAATATAGAGAATGAATAGCTCataacaattttattttaagtggaTTTCCGTAAAGGTAAGTTATTTTGGGCTACTTTCTTGGGGGGCTCctattttttttagatgaattAGATATATAAAATAGTattgcagattaaaaaaaaaaaaaagaaagaaagaaaaaaaagtacagtacgCGCACCACAATTTTGTCTACAATTAAGTCTACCTTAGGCTCATCATATTATAGGCTAGTGACTTTTTTATTGTGGGTTACAGCTTTTTTTGTGGCCATGCAAGGTCTATAATTGCTTTCAAGTTGTTTATCCATATCATTAATCGAGAATATGTGGTCTTGAGAAGCACCCATCTGCATTCTcccacacagtaaaacaaatacatatcagGAAGCGCTGCTGTTTCATCAGCTGGTAACATATAACACCTTCCTGTGAAATGGAAACCTAAACTCCCATGCAGATCCTAGACGGGTCCAGTAGAGGGCGCACACATTTCCTCATTAGGGTTACCTTGGTTAAATGAGCTCCTATGCTTATGCTTGTGACGCCTCTAGGCCTTGAATTGAATTTGGTTTCAATGAAAGTTCTCACAGACATATGTGCGCAGACATATCATTACTGCATTGCTGCATTCCTGCTGCAGTAATTGGTTTATAAGATGGtttgaatgaaaatgataaaCTTTCTGAGCTGTGACCTTACTGTGAATAGTGTGCTTTGGAAAAAGAATGGATGAGCTAAtgggattttattattttaagtagTCTGTGACGTCCAAAGAGTATCAAATGGTCTAGATTTTTCCTAAACATAAAGTGCTGAGTAATTGGCATTTTATATTGCAATTTAATAGAAGGGAGGTTATTTTCATAAGCCTGGCGACAGTGATTGGTGTGAACTAACATTCCATTCTTCACACATCATACCTTCATCTTGTGGGAgggaagagaaagggaggaaggatGGCCTCTTTGATCTCCTGAGACGGGATAAACATAAGATTTCCTCTCAGTTCACACAGTAATGTGACCTTGCAAAACATACTGATAATATGTGTGACAACACCTGCTGACGCAGCCAatctttaaaattttaatttgaattaaaaattgTGTCTAATACCTTGCATTACACGTTTAGTATGCAGAAATGGCACATCACTGAATGTTATCTTGTAGGCTGCCTGTTGTGATGGGCGTCTAAgttgatcattttcatttttaaaatttcacttTCCTTTTTCCCGTCACTCAGCAGTCATTGGTGTCACAGCCCTAAATTTCAAAGACATCACCCCGTAAGGGCATGGAAAGGCTGACTTTGAGAGCAGGGAGAAGACAGCCTAATCAGGGTAAATATGAATGGCATTTGAGTAAAGTACTTTTCTCCCCGACTGTTGCCATTGTCTCAATGTGTTAATGTTGCCTTTTCCAGATAATGACACTGGCCGAAATGAGAATGCcaacagaggaagaaggggaggacgaggaagaggtGCACAGGGAAACAGGGTAGAGAACAGAGGGAATGATAGTGTAGCGGAGTGTCAGGGAGTAGGGGAAGGAAGAAGGTGGCCACAAAGCAATGGGAGAGGTCAAGGTCAAAGAGAAGACATCGATGGAGGAGAAGGGACagggggcagagggagagggagaggcagaggaagaggaaaaggagcaggaggagtagACCCagggggagatggagggagaagaggaggaagaggaggcggtaggggaggaagaggcagaggggagggtgcagagagaggaagaggtgcgataagaggcagaggaggaagaaatggAGAACAAGGTATACCTGAAAGAGGGGGAGTAAGAGGGGGTAGAGGGgctgaaaggagaggaggacaacATATGGAGAGATTTGGAGGCAGAGGTGCAGAAAGAAGAGATGGCAGTGCAGGAGAGCTGAACACAGGGAGATCAAATTCCACAGGTGGGGGTGGCCACAGATTGGGCTACAAAGCATTAGAAGAGCTCTCTGGAAAAGACCCATCAGAGGTGGCCA encodes the following:
- the tbc1d20 gene encoding TBC1 domain family member 20, whose amino-acid sequence is MKKSRSAGASSPLNGKQDWDSRRKRKIADITQALSVCPVDVAALRRMAISEGGLLTDEIRCQVWPRLLNVPAHILEQEPERVERENNKDYNQVLLDVQRSLRRFPPGMPDEQREGLQEELIDIILRVLKRNPQLHYYQGYHDIVVTFLLVLGERLATALVEKLSTHHLRDFMDPTMDNTKHILNYLMPIIERVNPEVHDFMQQAEVGTIFALSWLITWFGHVLSDFRHVVRLYDFFLACHPLMPIYFAAVIVLYREEEVLDCECDMAMVHHLLSQIPQDLPYETLISRAGDLFVQFPPSELAREAATQESTAASTFTDFGLASTQQRPDSVLRRRRRQKQALENSGAGPVVAVAQPSATRRFMRLAVMGLTVALGAAALAVVNTALEWAPKLDLFP